A genomic region of Populus nigra chromosome 11, ddPopNigr1.1, whole genome shotgun sequence contains the following coding sequences:
- the LOC133668172 gene encoding protein CHLOROPLAST J-LIKE DOMAIN 1, chloroplastic-like, translating to MALAISNMLNCPKTQISLRNYTLKISVLKPPTSSIIFPRAVREHKSFVCASASAAGGSGSDNDLNPYEVLGVNPIEGFDKVKAAYEKKRKEAEKQGDEAAAAQLEKAYDKLMMAQLTNRKKGVTYGSFKVAKDIKYADKQPVVPWGPRFAKSSENDMRINLAISAAFTAWILIKRNAEYKPLQFLAFAFVYRIFEKLKTFEPPVSPTYSEGGEDEGRTLRLGKRILRALALVFGSITFASLAYTGILNLIEMAGSYIPAFLYNNQELLITTATSAILYILASYYR from the exons ATGGCTTTAGCGATTTCAAATATGCTTAACTGCCCTAAAACCCAAATTTCCCTGAGGAATTACACTCTCAAGATCTCAGTCTTGAAACCCCCAACTTCCTCAATCAT atttcCTAGAGCGGTAAGGGAGcataaaagttttgtttgtgCTTCTGCATCAGCGGCAGGAGGTTCTGGGTCAGATAATGATTTAAACCCATATGAG GTTCTTGGTGTGAATCCCATTGAGGGGTTTGATAAGGTCAAGGCAGCTTATGAAAAAAAGCGCAAGGAGGCCGAGAAACAGGGTGATGAAGCAGCTGCTGCTCAA CTAGAGAAGGCATATGATAAATTGATGATGGCTCAGTTAACTAATCGGAAGAAGGGTGTGACATATGGTTCATTCAAG gTTGCCAAGGACATAAAATATGCTGATAAGCAGCCAGTTGTACCATGGGGACCAAG GTTTGCCAAGTCCAGTGAAAATGACATGCGGATTAACTTGGCAATATCTGCCGCATTT ACAGCTTGGATTCTTATCAAACGCAATGCTGAGTATAAACCTCTTCAGTTTTTGGCTTTTGCATTTGTATATCGAATTTTTGAGAAGTTAAAAACCTTTGAACCTCCTGTATCACCGACATATTCA GAAGGTGGTGAAGATGAGGGGCGAACACTGCGGTTGGGAAAACGGATACTTCGTGCTCTTGCACTAGTTTTTGGCTCTATCACTTTTGCCTCCTTG GCATACACTggtattttgaatttgattgagATGGCTGGCAGTTACATACCTGCTTTTCTTTACAATAATCAG GAACTGCTAATCACCACTGCTACATCAGCCATTCTCTACATCCTAGCATCATATTATCGGTAA